A genomic window from Megalobrama amblycephala isolate DHTTF-2021 linkage group LG2, ASM1881202v1, whole genome shotgun sequence includes:
- the ewsr1a gene encoding EWS RNA-binding protein 1a isoform X4 — MASAADYNSYGQAGGQQGYGSYAAQPSQQGYAQGTQQSYGQQQGYGSYSQPADSTYSQTSGSSSSYGQQPYGSSYGQQPPASAGYNATTAAPQGYSQPVQGYGGSSYDSSTAAAAAATTTSNNQTSYAGQTSYGAQSAYPGYGQQPASAAPPSYSSSSQQASGYEQSSYSQQPQQSSYSQQQQGGYQGQQGGYGQQSSYSQQGGYQQTPPQQQQAPPSSYTAPSGSYGQPPASQYGQQGSTGGGYGQSDYKPPNQYGNYRQDHQNGMGGGGYSGPESGGYGGPGEGRGMGGGESRGRGRGGFDRGMMRGGGGMRGGRGGMGIAGDRGGFIKPGDGDMGRPEEQDDSENSTIYITGLTENATLEEMAEFFKHSGIIRINKRTGLPAVNIYTDKDTGKPKGDATLSYEEPPSAKAAVEWFDGKDFQGKKLKVSMARRKPMMGMMRGGMPMRGDRGGMMGRGGMMGRGGMGRGGDRGGFMPRGGPRGMGRGGPTGGNMQQRAGDWQCPNAGCGNQNFAWRMECNQCKAPKPEGFGPPPFPPPGGDRGRGGPGGMRGGRGMDRGGPGGPGGFRGGRGMDRGGFRGGRGMDRGGFGGRGRGGPPMDDMGRRGRGMGPPGKMDMKGDHRQDRRERPY; from the exons ATGGCGTCTGCTGCAG ATTATAACAGTTACGGACAGGCTGGAGGCCAACAGGG GTATGGCTCCTATGCGGCCCAGCCCTCACAACAGGGTTATGCACAGGGCACTCAG cagtCCTATGGTCAACAGCAAGGCTATGGTTCATACAGCCAACCGGCTGACTCGACCTACTCTCAGACCAGTGGTTCCTCGAGCAGTTATGGCCAGCAGCCATATGGATCATCCTATGGTCAGCAGCCACCAGCCAGCG CTGGTTATAATGCTACTACAGCTGCACCACAAGGCTACAGTCAGCCTGTGCAGGGTTATGGAGGCAGCAGCTACGATTCCTCCACTGCCGCCGCTGCTGCTGCCACAACCACCAGCAATAACCAGACCTCTTATGCTGGGCAGACCAGCTACGGTGCCCAGTCTGCATATCCTGGATATGGGCAACAGCCTGCATCTGCTGCACCACCCAG TTACAGTTCTAGCAGCCAGCAGGCCTCTGGATATGAACAGAGCTCGTATTCCCAGCAGCCTCAGCAAAGTTCCTATTCTCAGCAGCAGCAGGGAGGATACCAGGGACAACAAGGAGGCTACGGACAGCAGAGCTCCTACAGCCAGCAGGGGGGATATCAACAAACTCCTCCCCAGCAGCAACAAGCTCCCCCTTCCAGCTACACTGCACCTTCTGGGTCATATGGACAGCCCCCTGCTAGTCAGTACGGACAGCAGGGCAGTACTGGAGGAGGCTATGGCCAGTCAGACTACAAACCACCCAACCAGTATG GCAATTACAGACAAGACCATCAGAACGGCATGGGCGGAGGTGGCTACTCGGGCCCTGAATCCGGAGGATATGGGGGCCCTGGAGAGGGCCGAGGCATGGGAGGGGGGGAGAGCCGCGGGCGTGGCCGGGGTGGGTTTGACCGGGGGATGATGCGAGGAGGTGGTGGCATGCGAGGGGGCCGTGGAGGCATGGG CATCGCTGGAGACAGAGGTGGCTTCATTAAGCCTGGTG ATGGTGACATGG GACGGCCAGAGGAGCAAGATGACTCTGAAAACAGCACTATCTATATCACTGGGCTGACTGAGAACGCTACTTTGGAAGAAATGGCTGAATTTTTCAAGCACAGTGGAATCATTAGG ATAAACAAACGGACGGGCCTGCCTGCTGTCAACATATACACGGATAAAGACACTGGGAAACCTAAAGGTGATGCCACCCTGTCCTACGAGGAGCCTCCTTCTGCTAAAGCAGCTGTTGAGTGGTTTGATG GGAAAGATTTCCAGGGGAAGAAGCTAAAGGTGTCCATGGCCCGACGCAAGCCCATGATGGGAATGATGCGTGGAGGCATGCCAATGAGAGGAGACCGAGGTGGCATGATGGGACGAGGAG GAATGATGGGTCGTGGTGGTATGGGCAGAGGTGGGGATCGAGGAGGGTTCATGCCACGTGGAGGTCCCAGAGGAATGGGCCGTGGAGGACCTACTGGAGGAAACATGCAGCAGAGGGCAGGAGACTGGCAGTGTCCAAATGC GGGATGTGGAAACCAAAACTTTGCCTGGAGAATGGAGTGTAACCAGTGCAAGGCACCCAAACCTGAAGGCTTTGGCCCTCCTCCCTTCCCTCCTCCAG GTGGTGACCGTGGTCGTGGTGGACCAGGTGGGATGCGTGGCGGCCGTGGTATGGACCGTGGAGGGCCAGGTGGACCCGGCGGCTTTCGTGGGGGCAGAGGTATGGATCGTGGAGGCTTCAGAGGAGGCCGTGGCATGGACAGAGGCGGTTTTGGAGGAAGAGGTCGTGGTGGCCCTCCTATGGATGACATGGGAAGAAGGGGGCGAGGAATGGGACCACCTGGCAAAATGGATATGAA ggGAGACCATCGCCAGGACCGGAGAGAGAGACCATATTGA
- the ewsr1a gene encoding EWS RNA-binding protein 1a isoform X3 yields MASAADYNSYGQAGGQQGYGSYAAQPSQQGYAQGTQQSYGQQQGYGSYSQPADSTYSQTSGSSSSYGQQPYGSSYGQQPPASAGYNATTAAPQGYSQPVQGYGGSSYDSSTAAAAAATTTSNNQTSYAGQTSYGAQSAYPGYGQQPASAAPPSSYSSSSQQASGYEQSSYSQQPQQSSYSQQQQGGYQGQQGGYGQQSSYSQQGGYQQTPPQQQQAPPSSYTAPSGSYGQPPASQYGQQGSTGGGYGQSDYKPPNQYGNYRQDHQNGMGGGGYSGPESGGYGGPGEGRGMGGGESRGRGRGGFDRGMMRGGGGMRGGRGGMGIAGDRGGFIKPGDGDMGRPEEQDDSENSTIYITGLTENATLEEMAEFFKHSGIIRINKRTGLPAVNIYTDKDTGKPKGDATLSYEEPPSAKAAVEWFDGKDFQGKKLKVSMARRKPMMGMMRGGMPMRGDRGGMMGRGGMMGRGGMGRGGDRGGFMPRGGPRGMGRGGPTGGNMQQRAGDWQCPNAGCGNQNFAWRMECNQCKAPKPEGFGPPPFPPPGGDRGRGGPGGMRGGRGMDRGGPGGPGGFRGGRGMDRGGFRGGRGMDRGGFGGRGRGGPPMDDMGRRGRGMGPPGKMDMKGDHRQDRRERPY; encoded by the exons ATGGCGTCTGCTGCAG ATTATAACAGTTACGGACAGGCTGGAGGCCAACAGGG GTATGGCTCCTATGCGGCCCAGCCCTCACAACAGGGTTATGCACAGGGCACTCAG cagtCCTATGGTCAACAGCAAGGCTATGGTTCATACAGCCAACCGGCTGACTCGACCTACTCTCAGACCAGTGGTTCCTCGAGCAGTTATGGCCAGCAGCCATATGGATCATCCTATGGTCAGCAGCCACCAGCCAGCG CTGGTTATAATGCTACTACAGCTGCACCACAAGGCTACAGTCAGCCTGTGCAGGGTTATGGAGGCAGCAGCTACGATTCCTCCACTGCCGCCGCTGCTGCTGCCACAACCACCAGCAATAACCAGACCTCTTATGCTGGGCAGACCAGCTACGGTGCCCAGTCTGCATATCCTGGATATGGGCAACAGCCTGCATCTGCTGCACCACCCAG CAGTTACAGTTCTAGCAGCCAGCAGGCCTCTGGATATGAACAGAGCTCGTATTCCCAGCAGCCTCAGCAAAGTTCCTATTCTCAGCAGCAGCAGGGAGGATACCAGGGACAACAAGGAGGCTACGGACAGCAGAGCTCCTACAGCCAGCAGGGGGGATATCAACAAACTCCTCCCCAGCAGCAACAAGCTCCCCCTTCCAGCTACACTGCACCTTCTGGGTCATATGGACAGCCCCCTGCTAGTCAGTACGGACAGCAGGGCAGTACTGGAGGAGGCTATGGCCAGTCAGACTACAAACCACCCAACCAGTATG GCAATTACAGACAAGACCATCAGAACGGCATGGGCGGAGGTGGCTACTCGGGCCCTGAATCCGGAGGATATGGGGGCCCTGGAGAGGGCCGAGGCATGGGAGGGGGGGAGAGCCGCGGGCGTGGCCGGGGTGGGTTTGACCGGGGGATGATGCGAGGAGGTGGTGGCATGCGAGGGGGCCGTGGAGGCATGGG CATCGCTGGAGACAGAGGTGGCTTCATTAAGCCTGGTG ATGGTGACATGG GACGGCCAGAGGAGCAAGATGACTCTGAAAACAGCACTATCTATATCACTGGGCTGACTGAGAACGCTACTTTGGAAGAAATGGCTGAATTTTTCAAGCACAGTGGAATCATTAGG ATAAACAAACGGACGGGCCTGCCTGCTGTCAACATATACACGGATAAAGACACTGGGAAACCTAAAGGTGATGCCACCCTGTCCTACGAGGAGCCTCCTTCTGCTAAAGCAGCTGTTGAGTGGTTTGATG GGAAAGATTTCCAGGGGAAGAAGCTAAAGGTGTCCATGGCCCGACGCAAGCCCATGATGGGAATGATGCGTGGAGGCATGCCAATGAGAGGAGACCGAGGTGGCATGATGGGACGAGGAG GAATGATGGGTCGTGGTGGTATGGGCAGAGGTGGGGATCGAGGAGGGTTCATGCCACGTGGAGGTCCCAGAGGAATGGGCCGTGGAGGACCTACTGGAGGAAACATGCAGCAGAGGGCAGGAGACTGGCAGTGTCCAAATGC GGGATGTGGAAACCAAAACTTTGCCTGGAGAATGGAGTGTAACCAGTGCAAGGCACCCAAACCTGAAGGCTTTGGCCCTCCTCCCTTCCCTCCTCCAG GTGGTGACCGTGGTCGTGGTGGACCAGGTGGGATGCGTGGCGGCCGTGGTATGGACCGTGGAGGGCCAGGTGGACCCGGCGGCTTTCGTGGGGGCAGAGGTATGGATCGTGGAGGCTTCAGAGGAGGCCGTGGCATGGACAGAGGCGGTTTTGGAGGAAGAGGTCGTGGTGGCCCTCCTATGGATGACATGGGAAGAAGGGGGCGAGGAATGGGACCACCTGGCAAAATGGATATGAA ggGAGACCATCGCCAGGACCGGAGAGAGAGACCATATTGA
- the ewsr1a gene encoding EWS RNA-binding protein 1a isoform X2 gives MASAAGKDYNSYGQAGGQQGYGSYAAQPSQQGYAQGTQQSYGQQQGYGSYSQPADSTYSQTSGSSSSYGQQPYGSSYGQQPPASAGYNATTAAPQGYSQPVQGYGGSSYDSSTAAAAAATTTSNNQTSYAGQTSYGAQSAYPGYGQQPASAAPPSYSSSSQQASGYEQSSYSQQPQQSSYSQQQQGGYQGQQGGYGQQSSYSQQGGYQQTPPQQQQAPPSSYTAPSGSYGQPPASQYGQQGSTGGGYGQSDYKPPNQYGNYRQDHQNGMGGGGYSGPESGGYGGPGEGRGMGGGESRGRGRGGFDRGMMRGGGGMRGGRGGMGIAGDRGGFIKPGDGDMGRPEEQDDSENSTIYITGLTENATLEEMAEFFKHSGIIRINKRTGLPAVNIYTDKDTGKPKGDATLSYEEPPSAKAAVEWFDGKDFQGKKLKVSMARRKPMMGMMRGGMPMRGDRGGMMGRGGMMGRGGMGRGGDRGGFMPRGGPRGMGRGGPTGGNMQQRAGDWQCPNAGCGNQNFAWRMECNQCKAPKPEGFGPPPFPPPGGDRGRGGPGGMRGGRGMDRGGPGGPGGFRGGRGMDRGGFRGGRGMDRGGFGGRGRGGPPMDDMGRRGRGMGPPGKMDMKGDHRQDRRERPY, from the exons ATGGCGTCTGCTGCAGGTAAGG ATTATAACAGTTACGGACAGGCTGGAGGCCAACAGGG GTATGGCTCCTATGCGGCCCAGCCCTCACAACAGGGTTATGCACAGGGCACTCAG cagtCCTATGGTCAACAGCAAGGCTATGGTTCATACAGCCAACCGGCTGACTCGACCTACTCTCAGACCAGTGGTTCCTCGAGCAGTTATGGCCAGCAGCCATATGGATCATCCTATGGTCAGCAGCCACCAGCCAGCG CTGGTTATAATGCTACTACAGCTGCACCACAAGGCTACAGTCAGCCTGTGCAGGGTTATGGAGGCAGCAGCTACGATTCCTCCACTGCCGCCGCTGCTGCTGCCACAACCACCAGCAATAACCAGACCTCTTATGCTGGGCAGACCAGCTACGGTGCCCAGTCTGCATATCCTGGATATGGGCAACAGCCTGCATCTGCTGCACCACCCAG TTACAGTTCTAGCAGCCAGCAGGCCTCTGGATATGAACAGAGCTCGTATTCCCAGCAGCCTCAGCAAAGTTCCTATTCTCAGCAGCAGCAGGGAGGATACCAGGGACAACAAGGAGGCTACGGACAGCAGAGCTCCTACAGCCAGCAGGGGGGATATCAACAAACTCCTCCCCAGCAGCAACAAGCTCCCCCTTCCAGCTACACTGCACCTTCTGGGTCATATGGACAGCCCCCTGCTAGTCAGTACGGACAGCAGGGCAGTACTGGAGGAGGCTATGGCCAGTCAGACTACAAACCACCCAACCAGTATG GCAATTACAGACAAGACCATCAGAACGGCATGGGCGGAGGTGGCTACTCGGGCCCTGAATCCGGAGGATATGGGGGCCCTGGAGAGGGCCGAGGCATGGGAGGGGGGGAGAGCCGCGGGCGTGGCCGGGGTGGGTTTGACCGGGGGATGATGCGAGGAGGTGGTGGCATGCGAGGGGGCCGTGGAGGCATGGG CATCGCTGGAGACAGAGGTGGCTTCATTAAGCCTGGTG ATGGTGACATGG GACGGCCAGAGGAGCAAGATGACTCTGAAAACAGCACTATCTATATCACTGGGCTGACTGAGAACGCTACTTTGGAAGAAATGGCTGAATTTTTCAAGCACAGTGGAATCATTAGG ATAAACAAACGGACGGGCCTGCCTGCTGTCAACATATACACGGATAAAGACACTGGGAAACCTAAAGGTGATGCCACCCTGTCCTACGAGGAGCCTCCTTCTGCTAAAGCAGCTGTTGAGTGGTTTGATG GGAAAGATTTCCAGGGGAAGAAGCTAAAGGTGTCCATGGCCCGACGCAAGCCCATGATGGGAATGATGCGTGGAGGCATGCCAATGAGAGGAGACCGAGGTGGCATGATGGGACGAGGAG GAATGATGGGTCGTGGTGGTATGGGCAGAGGTGGGGATCGAGGAGGGTTCATGCCACGTGGAGGTCCCAGAGGAATGGGCCGTGGAGGACCTACTGGAGGAAACATGCAGCAGAGGGCAGGAGACTGGCAGTGTCCAAATGC GGGATGTGGAAACCAAAACTTTGCCTGGAGAATGGAGTGTAACCAGTGCAAGGCACCCAAACCTGAAGGCTTTGGCCCTCCTCCCTTCCCTCCTCCAG GTGGTGACCGTGGTCGTGGTGGACCAGGTGGGATGCGTGGCGGCCGTGGTATGGACCGTGGAGGGCCAGGTGGACCCGGCGGCTTTCGTGGGGGCAGAGGTATGGATCGTGGAGGCTTCAGAGGAGGCCGTGGCATGGACAGAGGCGGTTTTGGAGGAAGAGGTCGTGGTGGCCCTCCTATGGATGACATGGGAAGAAGGGGGCGAGGAATGGGACCACCTGGCAAAATGGATATGAA ggGAGACCATCGCCAGGACCGGAGAGAGAGACCATATTGA
- the ewsr1a gene encoding EWS RNA-binding protein 1a isoform X5, with protein sequence MASAAGKDYNSYGQAGGQQGYGSYAAQPSQQGYAQGTQQSYGQQQGYGSYSQPADSTYSQTSGSSSSYGQQPYGSSYGQQPPASAGYNATTAAPQGYSQPVQGYGGSSYDSSTAAAAAATTTSNNQTSYAGQTSYGAQSAYPGYGQQPASAAPPSSYSSSSQQASGYEQSSYSQQPQQSSYSQQQQGGYQGQQGGYGQQSSYSQQGGYQQTPPQQQQAPPSSYTAPSGSYGQPPASQYGQQGSTGGGYGQSDYKPPNQYDGDMGRPEEQDDSENSTIYITGLTENATLEEMAEFFKHSGIIRINKRTGLPAVNIYTDKDTGKPKGDATLSYEEPPSAKAAVEWFDGKDFQGKKLKVSMARRKPMMGMMRGGMPMRGDRGGMMGRGGMMGRGGMGRGGDRGGFMPRGGPRGMGRGGPTGGNMQQRAGDWQCPNAGCGNQNFAWRMECNQCKAPKPEGFGPPPFPPPGGDRGRGGPGGMRGGRGMDRGGPGGPGGFRGGRGMDRGGFRGGRGMDRGGFGGRGRGGPPMDDMGRRGRGMGPPGKMDMKGDHRQDRRERPY encoded by the exons ATGGCGTCTGCTGCAGGTAAGG ATTATAACAGTTACGGACAGGCTGGAGGCCAACAGGG GTATGGCTCCTATGCGGCCCAGCCCTCACAACAGGGTTATGCACAGGGCACTCAG cagtCCTATGGTCAACAGCAAGGCTATGGTTCATACAGCCAACCGGCTGACTCGACCTACTCTCAGACCAGTGGTTCCTCGAGCAGTTATGGCCAGCAGCCATATGGATCATCCTATGGTCAGCAGCCACCAGCCAGCG CTGGTTATAATGCTACTACAGCTGCACCACAAGGCTACAGTCAGCCTGTGCAGGGTTATGGAGGCAGCAGCTACGATTCCTCCACTGCCGCCGCTGCTGCTGCCACAACCACCAGCAATAACCAGACCTCTTATGCTGGGCAGACCAGCTACGGTGCCCAGTCTGCATATCCTGGATATGGGCAACAGCCTGCATCTGCTGCACCACCCAG CAGTTACAGTTCTAGCAGCCAGCAGGCCTCTGGATATGAACAGAGCTCGTATTCCCAGCAGCCTCAGCAAAGTTCCTATTCTCAGCAGCAGCAGGGAGGATACCAGGGACAACAAGGAGGCTACGGACAGCAGAGCTCCTACAGCCAGCAGGGGGGATATCAACAAACTCCTCCCCAGCAGCAACAAGCTCCCCCTTCCAGCTACACTGCACCTTCTGGGTCATATGGACAGCCCCCTGCTAGTCAGTACGGACAGCAGGGCAGTACTGGAGGAGGCTATGGCCAGTCAGACTACAAACCACCCAACCAGTATG ATGGTGACATGG GACGGCCAGAGGAGCAAGATGACTCTGAAAACAGCACTATCTATATCACTGGGCTGACTGAGAACGCTACTTTGGAAGAAATGGCTGAATTTTTCAAGCACAGTGGAATCATTAGG ATAAACAAACGGACGGGCCTGCCTGCTGTCAACATATACACGGATAAAGACACTGGGAAACCTAAAGGTGATGCCACCCTGTCCTACGAGGAGCCTCCTTCTGCTAAAGCAGCTGTTGAGTGGTTTGATG GGAAAGATTTCCAGGGGAAGAAGCTAAAGGTGTCCATGGCCCGACGCAAGCCCATGATGGGAATGATGCGTGGAGGCATGCCAATGAGAGGAGACCGAGGTGGCATGATGGGACGAGGAG GAATGATGGGTCGTGGTGGTATGGGCAGAGGTGGGGATCGAGGAGGGTTCATGCCACGTGGAGGTCCCAGAGGAATGGGCCGTGGAGGACCTACTGGAGGAAACATGCAGCAGAGGGCAGGAGACTGGCAGTGTCCAAATGC GGGATGTGGAAACCAAAACTTTGCCTGGAGAATGGAGTGTAACCAGTGCAAGGCACCCAAACCTGAAGGCTTTGGCCCTCCTCCCTTCCCTCCTCCAG GTGGTGACCGTGGTCGTGGTGGACCAGGTGGGATGCGTGGCGGCCGTGGTATGGACCGTGGAGGGCCAGGTGGACCCGGCGGCTTTCGTGGGGGCAGAGGTATGGATCGTGGAGGCTTCAGAGGAGGCCGTGGCATGGACAGAGGCGGTTTTGGAGGAAGAGGTCGTGGTGGCCCTCCTATGGATGACATGGGAAGAAGGGGGCGAGGAATGGGACCACCTGGCAAAATGGATATGAA ggGAGACCATCGCCAGGACCGGAGAGAGAGACCATATTGA
- the ewsr1a gene encoding EWS RNA-binding protein 1a isoform X1 gives MASAAGKDYNSYGQAGGQQGYGSYAAQPSQQGYAQGTQQSYGQQQGYGSYSQPADSTYSQTSGSSSSYGQQPYGSSYGQQPPASAGYNATTAAPQGYSQPVQGYGGSSYDSSTAAAAAATTTSNNQTSYAGQTSYGAQSAYPGYGQQPASAAPPSSYSSSSQQASGYEQSSYSQQPQQSSYSQQQQGGYQGQQGGYGQQSSYSQQGGYQQTPPQQQQAPPSSYTAPSGSYGQPPASQYGQQGSTGGGYGQSDYKPPNQYGNYRQDHQNGMGGGGYSGPESGGYGGPGEGRGMGGGESRGRGRGGFDRGMMRGGGGMRGGRGGMGIAGDRGGFIKPGDGDMGRPEEQDDSENSTIYITGLTENATLEEMAEFFKHSGIIRINKRTGLPAVNIYTDKDTGKPKGDATLSYEEPPSAKAAVEWFDGKDFQGKKLKVSMARRKPMMGMMRGGMPMRGDRGGMMGRGGMMGRGGMGRGGDRGGFMPRGGPRGMGRGGPTGGNMQQRAGDWQCPNAGCGNQNFAWRMECNQCKAPKPEGFGPPPFPPPGGDRGRGGPGGMRGGRGMDRGGPGGPGGFRGGRGMDRGGFRGGRGMDRGGFGGRGRGGPPMDDMGRRGRGMGPPGKMDMKGDHRQDRRERPY, from the exons ATGGCGTCTGCTGCAGGTAAGG ATTATAACAGTTACGGACAGGCTGGAGGCCAACAGGG GTATGGCTCCTATGCGGCCCAGCCCTCACAACAGGGTTATGCACAGGGCACTCAG cagtCCTATGGTCAACAGCAAGGCTATGGTTCATACAGCCAACCGGCTGACTCGACCTACTCTCAGACCAGTGGTTCCTCGAGCAGTTATGGCCAGCAGCCATATGGATCATCCTATGGTCAGCAGCCACCAGCCAGCG CTGGTTATAATGCTACTACAGCTGCACCACAAGGCTACAGTCAGCCTGTGCAGGGTTATGGAGGCAGCAGCTACGATTCCTCCACTGCCGCCGCTGCTGCTGCCACAACCACCAGCAATAACCAGACCTCTTATGCTGGGCAGACCAGCTACGGTGCCCAGTCTGCATATCCTGGATATGGGCAACAGCCTGCATCTGCTGCACCACCCAG CAGTTACAGTTCTAGCAGCCAGCAGGCCTCTGGATATGAACAGAGCTCGTATTCCCAGCAGCCTCAGCAAAGTTCCTATTCTCAGCAGCAGCAGGGAGGATACCAGGGACAACAAGGAGGCTACGGACAGCAGAGCTCCTACAGCCAGCAGGGGGGATATCAACAAACTCCTCCCCAGCAGCAACAAGCTCCCCCTTCCAGCTACACTGCACCTTCTGGGTCATATGGACAGCCCCCTGCTAGTCAGTACGGACAGCAGGGCAGTACTGGAGGAGGCTATGGCCAGTCAGACTACAAACCACCCAACCAGTATG GCAATTACAGACAAGACCATCAGAACGGCATGGGCGGAGGTGGCTACTCGGGCCCTGAATCCGGAGGATATGGGGGCCCTGGAGAGGGCCGAGGCATGGGAGGGGGGGAGAGCCGCGGGCGTGGCCGGGGTGGGTTTGACCGGGGGATGATGCGAGGAGGTGGTGGCATGCGAGGGGGCCGTGGAGGCATGGG CATCGCTGGAGACAGAGGTGGCTTCATTAAGCCTGGTG ATGGTGACATGG GACGGCCAGAGGAGCAAGATGACTCTGAAAACAGCACTATCTATATCACTGGGCTGACTGAGAACGCTACTTTGGAAGAAATGGCTGAATTTTTCAAGCACAGTGGAATCATTAGG ATAAACAAACGGACGGGCCTGCCTGCTGTCAACATATACACGGATAAAGACACTGGGAAACCTAAAGGTGATGCCACCCTGTCCTACGAGGAGCCTCCTTCTGCTAAAGCAGCTGTTGAGTGGTTTGATG GGAAAGATTTCCAGGGGAAGAAGCTAAAGGTGTCCATGGCCCGACGCAAGCCCATGATGGGAATGATGCGTGGAGGCATGCCAATGAGAGGAGACCGAGGTGGCATGATGGGACGAGGAG GAATGATGGGTCGTGGTGGTATGGGCAGAGGTGGGGATCGAGGAGGGTTCATGCCACGTGGAGGTCCCAGAGGAATGGGCCGTGGAGGACCTACTGGAGGAAACATGCAGCAGAGGGCAGGAGACTGGCAGTGTCCAAATGC GGGATGTGGAAACCAAAACTTTGCCTGGAGAATGGAGTGTAACCAGTGCAAGGCACCCAAACCTGAAGGCTTTGGCCCTCCTCCCTTCCCTCCTCCAG GTGGTGACCGTGGTCGTGGTGGACCAGGTGGGATGCGTGGCGGCCGTGGTATGGACCGTGGAGGGCCAGGTGGACCCGGCGGCTTTCGTGGGGGCAGAGGTATGGATCGTGGAGGCTTCAGAGGAGGCCGTGGCATGGACAGAGGCGGTTTTGGAGGAAGAGGTCGTGGTGGCCCTCCTATGGATGACATGGGAAGAAGGGGGCGAGGAATGGGACCACCTGGCAAAATGGATATGAA ggGAGACCATCGCCAGGACCGGAGAGAGAGACCATATTGA